A stretch of the Aspergillus puulaauensis MK2 DNA, chromosome 6, nearly complete sequence genome encodes the following:
- a CDS encoding Zn(II)2Cys6 transcription factor (COG:K;~EggNog:ENOG410PJAX;~InterPro:IPR036864,IPR007219,IPR001138;~PFAM:PF00172,PF04082;~TransMembrane:1 (o288-313i);~go_function: GO:0000981 - DNA-binding transcription factor activity, RNA polymerase II-specific [Evidence IEA];~go_function: GO:0003677 - DNA binding [Evidence IEA];~go_function: GO:0008270 - zinc ion binding [Evidence IEA];~go_process: GO:0006351 - transcription, DNA-templated [Evidence IEA];~go_process: GO:0006355 - regulation of transcription, DNA-templated [Evidence IEA]) yields the protein METYERSTSNHTARPGRRRASLACDTCRRQKEKCEGGPPCWRCQRLGRPCTVRGSVLSRRYSAGVHSQENTSRVEGLERIVRHFLGNVSLDEENVGRIVARLGGASQGDAPNVDEPFDVQFVSRDIAHYSGEFSHWNFSQKLRRKIGQIERFRVKEYWRPTQLQSSIHLVSQAMNHLPPRPITEFLISMFFKYAAVNVFYMERSWIQERVERCYAASTEYTLSDIPWVCSLFAVLAVGTQVAHMEEGQEDNEDLNLCSEDSVGLSLYHIACRLVPDVLLVASHESVQAFLLLALYALPLSTGGLSYSYLGIAVKMAIQNGMHRKYVGECDPRIIETRNRVFWTACTLDKRISIFHGRPESIAKSDISTDLPSDAPSFSSPNYVNMMAYIKLSSWLGEVSETLTLLRNCPKRFISEYLDRLIELRTHLGQWWDSLPSTIECRDTTPESPLFRQNSHLKMTYLLIYVYMGRPFMFASDWTDSPVEEHVDSDPRVVLVQGCVKSALEILDTLQCLSTNTGLCRASYTEFSSCRAALLVILAERLNSRKLHRFQDELSRGMTMIRRMTGGSSSESEISYLQSLDAAIRQSSLAVNEAGRNGHTPQNEPSAYTQFKHWTNAMKQDTYPGGITDLELSSFSPLSFLNSEPRLGEGSEVQELLNTWPSDGFALDPNVFSPLQTG from the exons ATGGAAACATACGAGAGAAGTACAAGTAATCATACAGCTCGCCCCGGCAGACGACGTGCCTCTCTAGC ATGCGACACCTGCCGACGACAGAAGGAAAAATGCGAAGGCGGGCCTCCATGCTGGAGATGCCAACGACTGGGCCGACCGTGTACAGTCCGCGGTAGTGTCCTGTCAAGGAGATATTCCGCTGGTGTTCACAGCCAGGAGAACACGTCGCGAGTAGAGGGCTTGGAACGGATCGTGCGCCACTTCCTGGGAAACGTgtcgctggacgaggaaaaTGTCGGTCGCATTGTCGCGAGACTTGGAGGGGCTTCACAAGGGGATGCGCCGAACGTGGACGAGCCGTTCGATGTGCAGTTTGTGTCGAGGGATATCGCGC ACTACTCGGGGGAGTTTTCGCACTGGAATTTCTCGCAGAAGCTGAGACGGAAGATCGGCCAGATCGAGAGGTTCAGG GTCAAGGAGTACTGGCGCCCAACGCAGCTCCAGTCCTCCATCCACCTCGTCTCCCAAGCAATGAACCACCTGCCTCCGCGACCAATCACCGAGTTCCTCATTAGCATGTTCTTCAAATATGCCGCCGTGAACGTCTTCTACATGGAGCGATCCTGGATCCAGGAGCGGGTTGAGCGCTGCTATGCCGCATCGACAGAATACACCCTGAGCGATATCCCCTGGGTATGCTCGCTCTTTGCGGTCCTCGCAGTCGGAACACAAGTCGCGCATATGGAAGAGGGTCAAGAGGATAATGAAGACCTGAATCTGTGCTCAGAGGACTCGGTTGGGCTCTCGTTGTACCATATCGCATGCCGCCTGGTGCCTGATGTGCTCCTGGTCGCGTCCCACGAGAGCGTACAGGCTTTTCTCCTGCTTGCACTCTACGCACTGCCCCTGTCTACCGGGGGCCTGTCTTACTCGTATCTGGGGATTGCAGTCAAGATGGCTATCCAGAATGGAATGCATCGGAAATACGTAGGCGAGTGCGATCCCAGGATTATTGAAACGCGGAATCGAGTCTTTTGGACCGCATGCACGTTGGATAA GAGAATAAGTATCTTCCATGGCCGCCCAGAATCCATAGCAAAGTCAGATATCAGCACCGATCTCCCATCCGATGCGCCGTCCTTTTCGTCGCCCAACTACGTTAATATGATGGCCTATATCAAGCTGAGCTCGTGGTTGGGAGAAGTATCAGAGACACT TACTCTGCTTCGAAACTGCCCGAAGCGCTTCATATCCGAGTACCTCGACCGTCTTATCGAACTCCGAACACATCTAGGGCAGTGGTGGGATTCGCTCCCTTCGACCATCGAATGTCGTGATACGACGCCAGAAAGTCCGTTGTTCCGCCAGAATTCACACCTGAAGATGACATACCTGCTGATCTATGTCTACATGGGCCGCCCATTCATGTTCGCCAGCGACTGGACAGACTCTCCGGTAGAAGAGCATGTAGACAGTGACCCTAGAGTAGTTCTAGTCCAGGGCTGCGTGAAAAGCGCCCTCGAGATTCTGGATACTCTCCAGTGCTTATCAACCAATACAGGTCTCTGTCGGGCGTCCTATACAGAGTTCAGCTCGTGTCGCGCTGCACTCCTCGTCATACTCGCAGAACGACTCAACTCGCGCAAGCTGCACCGCTTCCAGGACGAGCTGAGCAGGGGAATGACCATGATCCGGCGCATGACGGGGGGTAGCTCCTCAGAGTCTGAGATCTCCTATCTCCAGTCACTGGATGCCGCGATTCGGCAGTCCTCTCTAGCTGTGAACGAGGCTGGGCGTAATGGACATACTCCCCAGAATGAGCCCTCTGCGTACACTCAATTCAAACACTGGACCAATGCCATGAAGCAGGATACCTACCCGGGGGGCATAACAGACCTAGAACTGTCATCATTCAGCCCGCTGTCATTCCTAAACTCGGAACCTCGACTCGGAGAGGGAAGCGAGGTGCAGGAATTGCTTAATACATGGCCGAGTGATGGCTTTGCATTGGACCCTAATGtcttttctccccttcaGACT